Proteins found in one Panicum hallii strain FIL2 chromosome 4, PHallii_v3.1, whole genome shotgun sequence genomic segment:
- the LOC112890866 gene encoding uncharacterized protein LOC112890866, which yields MARRIALVIVAAFSAAFGGLDSLEEFLASRGQTPPSHGAAAAAGAFLLATVATFALASALLLAHVRALGAHAHATGASGAENGFATGRLAAATLAAAAAVLGVGAALRLVA from the coding sequence ATGGCTCGCCGTATCGCGCTTGTCATCGTCGCCGCCTTCTCGGCCGCGTTCGGCGGCCTCGACTCCCTCGAGGAGTTCCTCGCCTCGCGGGGCCAGACCCCACCAAgccacggcgccgccgccgccgctggtgcGTTCCTCCTGGCCACCGTGGCAACCTTTGCGCTCGCTTCGGCGCTCCTGCTGGCGCACGTCCGCGCGCTCGGTGCCCACGCCCACGCGACCGGCGCCAGTGGAGCAGAGAACGGCTTCGCCACGGGCCGCCTCGCTGCGGCGACGCTCGCTGCGGCCGCGGCGGTCCTTGGCGTCGGAGCCGCGCTGCGCCTCGTTGCGTAG